In Candidatus Bathyarchaeota archaeon, one genomic interval encodes:
- a CDS encoding phage terminase large subunit family protein, whose product MNLKPKRRGLETLLDLKSEYIQIGFEHERVSLPPPSDPVEWTKEYRILKGKPFSFQDRDYLFPIYRDTSHRIVIVKSRQMEMTEWIVNWLLIKLTNNPFTTGIYTAPRMDQVSRFSQDRFRAAILDSEKLREYLLGRKRRDEKLGEPAITRIPFSNGSVCYLVSAWGDFGAIRNIPADFIAVDEMQDVQGEAVPVIEECMSHSSYGFMIAVGTASDEGDQFSKLWEESDKKEWNKNAWIQQKPENKFYSGYHIDQRMASWIINLPPEHPNSLEAKRQRYSERRYMNEVLGLFYRGLAKPLIPDDMLKCVDRTLDNVSRLDPPYQSYAGIDWGGGEFAFTVIWIMALDELERWRLLYCHKFDEKDPMKQVQTIGKMIEGFNVKQAVADIGYGAVQVSELQKRFGDRVYGCQYIRNPAMPLQRVQKDEFGKRIAQLMVQADRSFWIEKAIQIIKKKDRKGESIPDLVIPWNENVARENEWIIDHFCCIEMEEQETVSGKKYHHYTHPEGEPDDALHSFIYALIGDAIGRLTPDLVIQDLFE is encoded by the coding sequence ATGAACTTAAAGCCGAAGCGAAGAGGCTTAGAGACGCTATTAGATCTAAAAAGTGAATATATACAAATTGGATTTGAACATGAGAGGGTTAGTCTACCTCCTCCATCAGATCCTGTAGAATGGACCAAGGAATACAGAATTCTTAAAGGCAAGCCATTCAGCTTTCAGGACAGAGATTATCTTTTCCCTATCTATAGAGATACATCTCATAGAATAGTTATAGTAAAGTCTCGACAAATGGAAATGACTGAGTGGATAGTAAACTGGCTGCTCATCAAACTAACGAATAATCCTTTCACAACTGGAATCTACACAGCTCCCAGAATGGATCAGGTTTCAAGATTCAGCCAGGACAGATTCAGAGCTGCTATTCTCGATTCTGAAAAATTAAGAGAATATCTATTAGGACGTAAGAGAAGAGATGAGAAATTAGGAGAGCCAGCCATTACCAGGATCCCATTTTCAAACGGCTCTGTATGCTATTTGGTTTCAGCATGGGGAGATTTTGGGGCGATCAGAAACATTCCTGCTGATTTTATAGCAGTAGACGAGATGCAAGATGTCCAGGGAGAAGCTGTTCCAGTTATTGAAGAGTGTATGAGTCACAGCTCTTATGGATTCATGATAGCTGTAGGAACTGCCAGCGATGAGGGAGATCAATTCAGCAAGCTATGGGAGGAATCAGATAAAAAGGAATGGAATAAGAATGCTTGGATCCAACAAAAGCCTGAGAACAAATTCTATTCAGGCTACCACATCGATCAGCGAATGGCTTCCTGGATAATCAATCTTCCTCCAGAGCATCCCAACTCACTAGAGGCCAAGAGGCAGCGATACTCAGAACGAAGATACATGAACGAAGTTCTAGGTCTTTTCTATCGAGGATTGGCCAAACCATTAATCCCTGATGATATGTTGAAATGTGTGGATAGAACTCTCGACAATGTAAGCAGATTGGATCCTCCATATCAATCATACGCAGGAATCGATTGGGGAGGAGGAGAGTTTGCATTCACTGTTATCTGGATCATGGCTTTGGATGAGCTAGAAAGATGGAGGTTGCTATACTGTCATAAATTTGATGAAAAAGATCCCATGAAGCAGGTTCAAACTATAGGCAAAATGATTGAAGGATTCAATGTAAAGCAAGCAGTGGCCGATATAGGATACGGAGCTGTCCAGGTCTCAGAGCTGCAGAAGAGATTCGGAGATAGAGTCTATGGCTGCCAGTATATCAGAAATCCAGCCATGCCACTTCAGAGAGTTCAGAAGGATGAGTTTGGCAAGCGGATAGCTCAGCTGATGGTCCAAGCAGATAGGAGCTTCTGGATCGAGAAAGCTATCCAGATAATCAAGAAGAAAGATCGGAAAGGAGAATCGATTCCAGACTTGGTAATTCCCTGGAATGAAAATGTTGCTAGAGAGAACGAGTGGATAATAGATCATTTCTGCTGTATCGAGATGGAAGAGCAGGAGACAGTTTCAGGCAAAAAATATCATCATTATACTCATCCTGAAGGAGAGCCTGACGATGCTCTTCATTCCTTCATCTATGCTTTGATAGGCGATGCGATAGGCAGACTTACACCTGATCTCGTAATCCAAGACCTCTTTGAATAG
- a CDS encoding carboxypeptidase-like regulatory domain-containing protein has protein sequence MKKPINILLATVLIFSIIVIGMINVYNSNSECSAQLGGVKGTVRIRDRMENFIPFAWATITITSLDGPFSVNTTSTSAGTYWATGLPNGDYNVSVWAPHPTKTDWYWFDSKLVSVHNGDSLADFYLDDDEHLVPEFSDYAITALLMISLLSSLIMIKRMKNRLGIPDKGSDYIIQR, from the coding sequence TTGAAAAAACCAATCAATATTCTACTTGCCACGGTTTTGATATTTTCAATAATAGTGATCGGGATGATAAATGTCTATAATTCTAATTCTGAATGTTCGGCTCAACTCGGCGGAGTAAAAGGAACCGTAAGAATTAGAGATAGAATGGAAAATTTCATCCCTTTTGCTTGGGCAACAATAACAATCACCTCGCTTGACGGTCCCTTCAGTGTCAACACTACCTCAACCTCTGCTGGAACATATTGGGCTACTGGTCTACCCAATGGGGATTATAATGTCAGCGTTTGGGCACCACATCCAACAAAAACAGATTGGTATTGGTTTGACTCCAAATTGGTTTCTGTTCATAATGGAGATTCATTAGCTGATTTTTACCTTGATGATGATGAACATCTGGTACCTGAATTCTCTGATTATGCGATAACAGCATTATTAATGATATCTTTGCTATCTTCTTTGATAATGATTAAGAGAATGAAAAATAGATTGGGCATTCCAGATAAGGGATCAGATTACATCATCCAAAGATAG
- a CDS encoding glycosyltransferase family 2 protein: MIFFPIGKIIVYSIGFIFLLSSLFYLLTVWNMKRPKFENEYAPKVCVMAYAWQSGNVIERKIKNFLQQNYPKDKLEIVIYDNKSTDETKDICLKYKKQGLIKYFTPKKAYDRKAPVLDSAIKNVVKSEIIALTDPDGVCEKDWLKKIVQPFKDPKVGAVAGTTHCGNYYKNLFTKFRAIEDEWWYNIAVHGKNGKIKVSDFQPICGANYALRKATWKSVGGSHGKTLIEDYEMTHRLYDKGWKIAASDANLWQEEVEDAEQYIRQRKRWYSSNVLRLVKDKNRVDKSLGAYPISMQSMAFFSLIYFLIIVLNRTIQNTLTSYTMIYFIPTLFMYLALSWGLIKIGKTKFLQYIPLLLTFDSALQVYVFLETKTLEKEEQKWVMLLKGKYYHAGSKIKMD, encoded by the coding sequence ATGATTTTCTTTCCTATTGGCAAGATTATAGTCTATTCAATAGGATTCATTTTCCTTCTTTCTTCATTATTTTATCTTCTTACAGTATGGAATATGAAGAGGCCTAAATTCGAGAATGAATATGCCCCCAAAGTCTGTGTAATGGCGTATGCTTGGCAATCAGGGAATGTGATCGAAAGAAAAATAAAAAATTTCTTACAACAAAATTATCCGAAAGATAAACTTGAAATCGTAATTTATGATAACAAATCGACCGATGAAACAAAAGATATCTGTTTAAAATACAAGAAGCAAGGCCTGATCAAATATTTCACACCTAAGAAAGCTTATGATAGAAAAGCACCAGTTTTGGATTCGGCGATTAAAAATGTAGTGAAATCTGAAATAATTGCTCTAACAGATCCGGATGGTGTATGTGAGAAAGATTGGCTAAAAAAGATCGTTCAACCCTTTAAAGATCCAAAAGTGGGGGCAGTCGCAGGAACTACACATTGTGGAAATTATTATAAAAATCTATTTACAAAATTCCGCGCTATCGAGGATGAATGGTGGTATAATATTGCAGTTCATGGAAAGAATGGAAAGATCAAGGTAAGTGATTTCCAGCCTATTTGTGGAGCCAATTATGCTCTTAGAAAGGCGACATGGAAAAGTGTTGGTGGAAGCCATGGAAAAACATTGATTGAAGATTATGAGATGACACATAGACTCTATGATAAGGGATGGAAGATAGCTGCGTCCGATGCGAACCTTTGGCAAGAAGAAGTAGAAGATGCAGAACAATACATACGTCAGCGAAAAAGATGGTATTCATCAAATGTTCTAAGATTGGTAAAGGATAAAAACCGGGTAGATAAGTCATTGGGAGCTTACCCAATTTCTATGCAGTCAATGGCATTTTTTTCATTGATTTATTTCCTGATCATAGTATTGAATCGCACAATACAGAATACATTAACAAGCTACACAATGATCTATTTCATTCCTACATTATTTATGTATCTGGCTTTATCATGGGGTCTGATCAAAATTGGAAAGACCAAATTCTTACAATACATACCTTTGCTTTTGACATTTGATAGTGCGCTACAAGTATATGTTTTTCTAGAAACCAAGACCTTAGAAAAAGAGGAACAAAAATGGGTAATGTTGTTAAAGGGAAAGTATTACCACGCAGGTTCTAAGATAAAAATGGATTGA